Within the Desulfonatronum thiosulfatophilum genome, the region CGCCGGATTCTGTTCGATTCCGTGGGCGGCGGCGAAATTCCGCTGATCTATCTGGTGCGAATCCTGCCGGATTCCCGGGTTCAGGTCGTTTATTACCACGAAGGACACATTGAGGATCTGGGTTCTTTTTTCGATCTGCTGAACAAGATGACCACCCGCGACTGAGAAGCCGCGATTATTGCCGTCTCCTCGGCCCGCATAGATTCCCTGTTTGAAAACGGACAGGGATCTTGCGCTTCAGTGCCGGTTGAGTTACCAATCCGGGCATCGTGAACCGGCTGGCATGCCGGTTGTTTTGTTTTCAAGTAAAGGAACATTTTACAATGTACGCAACATCTCTCCAGGGCCTGCATACCATGGTCTGGGTCTCACTGATGGCCTCCTTGATCGCCGTAGGTTCGTTTTTGTCCATCCCTCTTGGGCCAGTCCCCTTTTCCATGCAGCCGTTTTTCGTGATGCTGGCCGGTTTTCTTCTGGGTTGGCCCTACGGCATGTTCGCGGTTCTGCTCTTTGTCGGAGCCGGAACCATTGGCCTGCCTGTATTTGCCGGCGGCAAATCCGGTCTGGCCGTACTCTTCGGTCCCACCGGCGGATATCTCATCGGCTTTGTCCTGGCCGCGGGCGCCATCGGCCTGATCACCAGAGCCCGAAAGGCCGAATGGTCGCCCGGCATTGCTCCGGGATGGATTCTCGGACTGGGAGCCGGATTCGTGGGGTTGGCCCTGGTGTATGCCTGTGGCCTCCTGAATCTAGTGCGGATTCTGGACATCGGCTGGCAAAAGGCAATGGCCGTCGGTTTTCTGCCCTTCATCATCCAGGACCTGGTCAAGCTTGTCATGGCCGTGGCTACTTGGCGGTTCATGCATCTGCGAGGATTGCTGCCCCGGTGATTAATGCGGTAGCTCTTCATTTCGCCCATGATTCCAGCCGTACCATCCTGCATGACATCGGATTTGCCCTGGAATCCGGTGCCATTCTGGGGCTGGTCGGCGCCAACGGAGCCGGCAAGTCGACTTTGCTCGCCCTGCTGGCCGGCCTGCTCCAGCCCGTATCCGGCAGGCTCGAGATAGCCGACCTGGATGCTTCTACCCAAAGCAGCGCCATCCGTAGACTGACGGCTTTGGTGCTCCAGGAAGCGGACCTGACCATCATCGGTTCGACCATTGCCGAAGACATCTGCCTGGGTCTGCCTCCTGAACGACATCCCGAGGCCCTGGCCCTGGCAGCACGCCTTGACCTTCCTGATCCGCAAACTCCCGTCCACATCCTGTCCCACGGCCAGAAACGTAAATTGTGCCTGGCCGCAGCGCTGCTGCGCAAACCGCGGATCCTGCTTCTGGACGAGCCCTTCGCCGGGCTGGACTACCCCGGCATCCGCGAAATCCGGGCCATGCTTCAAGCCAATCAGGCAGCCGGACTGACCCAGGTCATCGCCGTCCACGATCTGGAGCCTCTGGCGGATCTGGCGCACCTCTGGCTGGTCCTGGCCCACGGCCGCCAGGCGGCGTTCGGCTCCCCGCAGCAGGTTTTTCCCGGACTTGAGGCCATGGACGTGCGCCCTCCCTGTTCCTGGAAAGCCGGGCTGGGCATCATTCCTTGGGATGCTCCCGAGCAAGCACCCCGGCACTGAAAAATATGGCCCGGAATCCGTTCCTCGCCCCCGCCCCGCGCAACGCCTGGGGCCGCCTGCTCATGGACCTGGATTCGCGACCCAAGCTGGCCTTTGCCGTGCTGGCCGGGCTGGTCTTGTGGCAGCTGCCCCTTCCGGTGCTGTTCATGATAACGCTGCTGGGAGCCGTATCCTGTCATGCCCTGAGCGCATTTTCCCAGACAAATCGAAACTTGTGGCGCGCGGCGCTCATCTTTGTCCTGGTCTGGGCCGGGCTGAAAAACGGTCTGGATCTTGTGGGAGGAGGCGGTTTCCCGGCAAGTCTGGCTGCCGGAGCGGACCTCGGCCTCAGACTGAGCACTCTGATGCTCCTGGGCTTCACCCTGACGCTCTCCGCGTCGCCGCGTCGGCTCGGAGTGGGACTGGCCTGGTATCTCCGGCCGGTCCTGAGAAATAAAGCCTGGCAAGTCGCCCTGTCCCTGGCCCTGATGATCCATTTCC harbors:
- a CDS encoding biotin transporter BioY, with translation MYATSLQGLHTMVWVSLMASLIAVGSFLSIPLGPVPFSMQPFFVMLAGFLLGWPYGMFAVLLFVGAGTIGLPVFAGGKSGLAVLFGPTGGYLIGFVLAAGAIGLITRARKAEWSPGIAPGWILGLGAGFVGLALVYACGLLNLVRILDIGWQKAMAVGFLPFIIQDLVKLVMAVATWRFMHLRGLLPR
- a CDS encoding energy-coupling factor ABC transporter ATP-binding protein; the protein is MINAVALHFAHDSSRTILHDIGFALESGAILGLVGANGAGKSTLLALLAGLLQPVSGRLEIADLDASTQSSAIRRLTALVLQEADLTIIGSTIAEDICLGLPPERHPEALALAARLDLPDPQTPVHILSHGQKRKLCLAAALLRKPRILLLDEPFAGLDYPGIREIRAMLQANQAAGLTQVIAVHDLEPLADLAHLWLVLAHGRQAAFGSPQQVFPGLEAMDVRPPCSWKAGLGIIPWDAPEQAPRH